A single region of the Candidatus Acidiferrales bacterium genome encodes:
- a CDS encoding response regulator, with protein sequence MAKELAQRNGTARVLAVDDDPVFLHALERVLAQNGYQVRTAASTAEALAQLEREPVDLMISDLCLPGSDALHLLRDLRKRKCSIPVII encoded by the coding sequence ATGGCAAAAGAACTTGCGCAACGAAACGGTACGGCGAGGGTTCTGGCCGTTGACGATGACCCTGTCTTTCTCCACGCCCTGGAACGAGTCCTCGCTCAAAACGGCTATCAGGTGCGGACGGCAGCCAGTACGGCGGAGGCGCTCGCTCAACTGGAAAGAGAACCGGTGGATCTCATGATCTCCGACCTCTGCCTTCCGGGCAGCGACGCCCTTCACCTGCTTCGCGACCTGCGGAAGCGGAAGTGTTCCATCCCGGTGATCATTTT